The following coding sequences are from one Ornithorhynchus anatinus isolate Pmale09 chromosome 18, mOrnAna1.pri.v4, whole genome shotgun sequence window:
- the GATD3A gene encoding glutamine amidotransferase-like class 1 domain-containing protein 3A, mitochondrial, giving the protein MPQMHVIDHTKGQPCETETRNVLAESARIARGKISDLAQLSSKNHDAVIFPGGFGAAKNLCTFAVDGKDCKVNHDVERVLSEFHRAGKPIGLCCISPVLAAKVLHGPEVTVGHEQEEGGKWPYAGTAEAIKALGAKHQVREVTEAHVDKKNKVVTTPAFMCETELHHIFDGIGAMVQNVLKLTGK; this is encoded by the exons ATGCCGCAGATGCATGTGATCGACCATACTAAGGGGCAGCCGTGTGAGACCGAAACCAG GAACGTTCTGGCGGAGTCTGCCAGGATCGCTCGGGGCAAGATCAGCGATCTGGCGCAACTGAGCTCAAAGAACCACGATGCGGTCATCTTCCCTGGAGGGTTCGGGGCTGCCAAAAACCT GTGTACCTTTGCAGTGGATGGGAAGGACTGTAAAGTGAATCACGACGTCGAGCGTGTCCTGAGCGAATTCCATCGAGCAGGGAAGCCCATTGG CCTTTGCTGCATCTCACCGGTCCTTGCGGCGAAAGTCCTTCACGGGCCTGAAGTTACTGTGGGACACGAGCAAGAGGAAGGTGGAAAATGGCCCTACGCTGGGACCGCAGAGGCCATCAAAGCCCTGGGCGCCAAACACCAGGTCAGAGAAGTAACC GAAGCCCACGTGGACAAGAAGAACAAGGTAGTCACCACCCCGGCCTTCATGTGTGAAACGGAACTGCACCACATCTTCGACGGGATCGGAGCCATGGTACAGAACGTGCTGAAACTGACGGGAAAATAG